In Zunongwangia profunda SM-A87, the following proteins share a genomic window:
- a CDS encoding LacI family DNA-binding transcriptional regulator: MKNKITLKELSKLLNVSVSTVSKALNDSPEISQKTVERVKELATLHNYRPNPVAVNLKSSRSGTIGVIIPNIANVFFAKVLSGIEARAQEEGLQVITYISNESYDREVQIIDHLTSGFVDGVLLSIAEETQRKRAFEHIYNLIDYDIPVVLYDRINYDMPVDKVGVDDAESFKKVTTKLIKKGIKKIGVVSTILHLVNGKERIRGYQEALLPSMKEHIAASTRREFLEEKIHEILIDDKVEAVLCCDTESTMRVYRYAYENNIRIPEDLKVVGFLNEEITSYLTPSISYIEQNPRKIGKGAMKLLGKRLKGEAELNKTTEKIIKTKLVNLESTTFDSEL, from the coding sequence ATGAAAAATAAAATCACCTTAAAAGAGCTTTCTAAATTGCTTAATGTTTCAGTTTCTACTGTTTCTAAAGCCTTAAACGACAGCCCGGAAATTAGTCAGAAGACTGTAGAGCGAGTTAAAGAATTAGCAACTTTACACAACTATCGTCCTAATCCTGTGGCCGTTAATTTAAAAAGTAGTAGAAGTGGGACTATTGGTGTAATTATACCAAACATAGCCAATGTCTTTTTTGCCAAAGTGTTATCGGGAATAGAAGCGAGGGCACAAGAAGAAGGATTGCAGGTAATTACGTATATTTCTAACGAGTCCTATGATCGTGAAGTTCAGATCATAGATCATTTAACCTCTGGTTTTGTAGATGGTGTTTTATTATCTATTGCTGAAGAAACACAGCGTAAACGCGCTTTTGAACATATCTATAACTTAATCGATTATGATATCCCTGTGGTACTTTATGACCGTATTAATTATGATATGCCGGTAGATAAAGTAGGGGTAGATGATGCTGAAAGTTTTAAAAAGGTGACCACTAAGCTCATCAAAAAAGGAATTAAGAAAATTGGAGTAGTCTCTACCATTCTTCACCTGGTTAACGGTAAAGAAAGAATTAGGGGATATCAGGAAGCTTTGTTGCCTAGTATGAAAGAGCATATTGCAGCTTCAACCAGAAGGGAATTTCTTGAAGAAAAAATTCATGAGATTTTAATTGATGATAAAGTAGAAGCGGTGTTATGCTGTGATACCGAAAGCACCATGAGAGTATACCGCTATGCGTATGAAAATAATATTCGAATTCCGGAAGATTTAAAAGTAGTTGGCTTTTTAAACGAAGAAATTACTTCTTATTTAACGCCTTCAATCAGTTACATAGAGCAAAATCCTCGTAAAATAGGAAAAGGGGCTATGAAGCTTCTTGGAAAACGATTAAAAGGAGAGGCCGAATTAAATAAAACAACAGAAAAGATTATCAAAACCAAATTGGTAAATTTAGAATCGACTACGTTTGATTCTGAACTTTAA
- a CDS encoding SDR family oxidoreductase: MIDANKRAKLTGSTVLVTGGAGFIGSNLCKSLLDLNARVICLDNFSTGKKANLNLFKDHQNFALIEADIRDADACLRACKNVDYILHQAALGSVPRSIKDPQTTNAVNINGFLNMLVAAKENQVKRFIYAASSSTYGDAAALPKVEDHIGKPLSPYAITKYVNELYADVFQKTYGLNSIGLRYFNVFGRHQDPDGAYAAVIPKFVKKLMNHRSPVINGDGSFSRDFTYIDNVIQANLLAMLTETPEAVNQIYNIACGERTDLNQLVEILKAELYKFDPEILDISAKYGPARQGDVPHSQASIEKAKKLLEYQPEFSVKAGLAEAVSWYWNNLK; this comes from the coding sequence TTGATAGATGCAAATAAACGGGCAAAACTAACCGGCAGTACAGTACTTGTTACCGGAGGAGCCGGTTTTATTGGTTCTAATCTTTGTAAAAGCCTTCTTGATCTTAATGCAAGGGTGATTTGCCTGGATAATTTTTCTACCGGGAAAAAAGCAAATTTAAATTTATTTAAGGATCACCAAAATTTTGCTTTAATCGAAGCCGATATCCGCGATGCTGATGCTTGTCTAAGAGCCTGTAAAAATGTAGATTATATTTTACATCAGGCTGCATTAGGATCGGTACCACGTTCGATTAAGGATCCGCAAACTACAAATGCAGTAAATATAAACGGCTTTTTAAATATGCTGGTTGCCGCGAAGGAAAACCAGGTAAAAAGATTTATATATGCTGCGAGCTCTTCAACTTATGGAGATGCCGCAGCATTGCCTAAAGTAGAAGATCATATAGGGAAACCATTGTCTCCTTATGCTATCACAAAATATGTAAATGAACTTTACGCCGATGTTTTTCAGAAAACCTACGGCTTAAATAGCATAGGCTTACGCTATTTTAATGTATTTGGGCGCCATCAGGATCCCGATGGCGCTTATGCAGCGGTCATCCCAAAGTTTGTTAAAAAACTAATGAATCATCGATCGCCGGTTATTAATGGCGATGGTAGTTTTTCACGAGACTTTACCTATATCGATAATGTGATTCAGGCAAATTTACTGGCCATGCTCACCGAAACCCCGGAAGCCGTAAATCAAATTTATAATATAGCTTGCGGCGAAAGAACAGATCTTAACCAACTTGTTGAAATATTAAAGGCTGAATTATATAAATTTGATCCTGAAATTTTAGATATTTCGGCTAAATACGGTCCTGCACGCCAGGGTGATGTGCCCCATTCCCAGGCATCGATCGAAAAAGCTAAGAAATTACTTGAGTATCAGCCGGAATTTTCAGTTAAAGCAGGTTTAGCTGAAGCCGTGTCCTGGTATTGGAATAATTTAAAGTAA
- a CDS encoding nucleotide sugar dehydrogenase, which yields MIQKKIAVIGLGYVGLPLARLFATKYTVVGFDINNSRIEELQQGKDKTLEVADHELKAVLKKSNSEETGLFCTSNSKDLEQCDFYIITVPTPVDRNNKPDLTPLYKSSETVGKVIKHGDIVVYESTVFPGATEEECVPVLEKFSGLRFNNDFFVGYSPERINPGDKKHTVDKILKVTSGSTKQIAEDINAVYASVITAGTHLAPSIKVAEAAKVIENSQRDINIAFVNELAKIFNILDIDTKAVLQAAGTKWNFIPFTPGLVGGHCIGVDPYYLAQKAQAVGYHPEIILAGRRMNDSMGQYVAAEVVKLMLHKDLKVKESNILILGFTFKENCPDVRNTRVIDVYRNLKDYGVHVTVYDPLANPEEVLHEYGIKTLNKKPNATFDALILAVAHQEFLEMDLSELKSKDAVVYDVKGVLGEKADKKL from the coding sequence ATGATACAAAAGAAAATAGCAGTTATAGGTCTTGGGTACGTAGGTTTACCTTTAGCACGTCTTTTCGCTACTAAATATACAGTGGTTGGATTTGATATTAACAATTCGCGTATAGAGGAATTACAACAGGGCAAAGACAAAACTTTAGAGGTAGCGGATCATGAATTAAAAGCGGTTTTAAAGAAAAGTAATTCCGAAGAAACCGGTCTCTTCTGTACGTCTAATTCTAAAGATTTAGAACAATGTGATTTTTATATTATTACCGTTCCAACCCCGGTAGATAGAAACAATAAACCAGATCTTACACCACTATATAAAAGCAGTGAAACCGTAGGTAAAGTCATAAAACACGGAGATATAGTGGTTTATGAAAGCACTGTTTTTCCCGGCGCTACCGAAGAAGAATGTGTGCCCGTTTTAGAAAAATTTAGCGGACTTCGTTTTAACAACGACTTTTTTGTGGGCTATTCCCCAGAGCGTATAAATCCTGGCGATAAAAAGCATACTGTAGACAAAATTTTAAAAGTCACCTCGGGCTCTACCAAACAAATTGCTGAAGACATAAACGCTGTATACGCCTCGGTGATTACTGCCGGAACCCATCTGGCACCCTCAATAAAAGTAGCCGAAGCGGCTAAAGTAATCGAAAATTCGCAGCGTGATATCAATATTGCTTTTGTAAACGAACTGGCCAAAATCTTTAATATTTTGGATATTGATACCAAAGCGGTACTGCAAGCTGCCGGTACAAAATGGAATTTCATTCCGTTTACTCCCGGTCTTGTTGGCGGACATTGTATTGGTGTAGATCCTTATTATTTAGCCCAAAAAGCGCAGGCGGTAGGCTATCACCCGGAAATTATCCTTGCCGGAAGACGAATGAACGATAGTATGGGGCAATATGTAGCTGCAGAAGTGGTGAAATTAATGCTTCATAAAGATCTTAAGGTTAAAGAATCTAATATTCTTATTTTAGGTTTTACCTTCAAGGAGAATTGCCCGGACGTTCGCAATACCAGAGTAATCGATGTTTATCGAAATTTAAAAGATTACGGGGTGCATGTAACAGTGTATGATCCTTTAGCAAACCCAGAGGAGGTATTGCACGAATACGGCATAAAGACCCTTAATAAAAAGCCAAACGCCACTTTTGATGCTTTAATTTTAGCGGTGGCACATCAGGAATTTCTGGAGATGGATTTGTCTGAACTTAAAAGCAAAGATGCGGTAGTTTATGATGTAAAAGGTGTTTTAGGAGAAAAAGCCGATAAAAAACTGTAA
- a CDS encoding sugar transferase, with protein sequence MYRKYVKRMFDFVFALFTLLLFLPFFVLIILLILIFDGFYPLFIQERVGKDAVSFRIYKFKTMNDKKDAEGRLLKEELRVTRFGRILRKSGLDEIPQLFNVLKFEMSFIGPRPLPVYYINLEDKLQRDRHRVLPGITGLAQITGRNSLKWPQKFRLDNYYIEHQSFVFDLKILLKTIYSANGYDAVNFDHVIPKKNAE encoded by the coding sequence ATGTACCGCAAGTACGTTAAACGTATGTTCGACTTTGTTTTTGCGCTTTTTACACTATTGTTATTTCTACCGTTTTTTGTACTTATCATTTTACTTATCCTTATTTTCGATGGTTTTTATCCCCTTTTTATTCAGGAGCGGGTAGGGAAAGATGCCGTAAGTTTTAGGATTTATAAGTTTAAAACAATGAATGATAAGAAAGATGCTGAAGGAAGACTTTTAAAGGAAGAACTGCGTGTTACCAGATTTGGCCGAATTCTTAGAAAATCGGGTTTAGATGAAATTCCGCAACTTTTTAATGTTCTTAAGTTCGAAATGAGTTTTATTGGTCCACGGCCGCTACCGGTGTATTATATCAATCTCGAGGATAAATTACAGCGAGATAGGCATCGCGTACTACCGGGAATTACCGGGCTGGCACAAATTACCGGTAGAAATTCGCTAAAATGGCCGCAGAAATTCCGTTTGGATAATTATTATATCGAACATCAGAGTTTTGTTTTTGATCTTAAAATTTTGCTGAAGACTATATACAGCGCTAATGGGTATGATGCCGTAAATTTTGATCATGTAATTCCTAAAAAGAATGCAGAATAA
- a CDS encoding DegT/DnrJ/EryC1/StrS family aminotransferase — protein sequence MKKIWLSPPHISGNELQKIQQVFQENWIAPVGPQIGEFEAKISSFLGGQNRHVVALNSGTSALHLALKLLNIGSGDVVICQSLSFAASVNPVLYEGATPVFVDSEKETYNLSPVYLEEAITSQIKKGKKPKAIIAVHIYGMPYKVDEIHRISAKYEIPIIEDAAEAMGSRYSNRACGSFGDLALFSFNGNKIITTSAGGALVCQDDIQKNKAIFWATQSKENEDFYLHKEIGYNYRMSNVLAAIGLSQIDVLEERTKKKRDIQQFYASFLNDIDGFQMFDECSSEYKSNHWLSIVEMDKEKLQISALDLMRLLAKKNIESRRIWKPLHTQPVFAEFDFYGNTVAETIFENGLCLPSGTAMTSADLNFIKTEILAAIKND from the coding sequence ATGAAGAAAATCTGGCTTTCACCGCCGCACATAAGCGGTAACGAACTACAAAAAATTCAGCAGGTTTTTCAGGAAAACTGGATTGCTCCCGTTGGTCCTCAGATTGGTGAATTTGAAGCTAAAATTTCTTCATTTTTAGGAGGCCAAAATCGGCATGTGGTTGCTTTAAATTCAGGAACTTCAGCTTTACATTTAGCTTTAAAGTTATTGAATATTGGTAGTGGAGATGTGGTGATTTGCCAGAGCTTAAGTTTTGCCGCTTCGGTAAATCCGGTTCTGTACGAAGGTGCAACACCTGTTTTTGTAGATAGCGAAAAAGAAACCTATAATTTATCGCCGGTTTATTTAGAGGAAGCCATCACCTCTCAAATTAAGAAAGGAAAGAAACCTAAAGCAATAATCGCCGTGCATATTTACGGGATGCCTTATAAGGTGGATGAAATTCATCGAATTTCTGCGAAATATGAAATTCCAATTATTGAGGATGCAGCTGAGGCTATGGGAAGTAGATATAGTAACAGAGCTTGCGGTAGTTTTGGCGATTTGGCGTTATTTTCTTTTAACGGAAACAAAATTATTACTACTTCGGCAGGGGGAGCACTAGTTTGCCAGGATGATATTCAGAAAAATAAAGCGATTTTTTGGGCCACACAGTCTAAGGAAAACGAAGATTTTTATTTGCATAAAGAGATAGGCTATAATTATCGAATGAGCAATGTTTTAGCGGCTATTGGACTTTCGCAAATCGATGTTTTGGAAGAGCGAACCAAAAAGAAACGTGATATTCAACAATTTTATGCTTCTTTTTTGAATGATATAGACGGTTTTCAGATGTTTGACGAATGCTCTTCAGAATATAAAAGTAATCACTGGTTGAGTATTGTAGAAATGGATAAGGAAAAATTGCAAATATCAGCACTGGATTTGATGAGGCTATTAGCAAAAAAGAATATCGAAAGTCGGCGTATTTGGAAACCTTTACATACACAACCTGTTTTTGCCGAATTTGATTTCTATGGAAATACTGTTGCCGAAACGATTTTTGAAAATGGCTTATGTTTACCATCGGGAACGGCGATGACTTCAGCAGACCTTAATTTTATTAAAACCGAAATATTAGCGGCAATAAAAAATGATTAA
- a CDS encoding polysaccharide biosynthesis protein, translating to MIKPNFKEQLILFGEASKLIEVSDFLRQNWVRSNVLIFDKKTINSLELENLELLENQSSVIYIEEEYKSDFGIKAAFLEKIISAKADVFTLALQDWKKNDFNFKEFQLQDLYKTERIAPGKFQQKNKKLLITGGAGFIGAALVKYYSDSFSEIIIVDQAETALFYLKEELEALYPNAKMQCLLADVTNRERMTAIFEEFKPEIVIHAAAYKHVALLENELEEVIKNNIAGTYIIFYLAETYKVEQCILLSTDKAVEPKSVMGKSKRWAEKLCFWFSNLGGMTDFKTIRFGNVLGSTGSVLPIWKRQLRWKNAIMMTKPEAYRYFFTLQEVFGLTDFILANRKSGSVFTIFNEYPVALKTLANLFLYHQSGKIMLTGLKGGEKEWEQLIAKDETPIHQQTFLIVNSTKIKDDFPEQLHLLLSDKMLIQDKQSIFDNYKV from the coding sequence ATGATTAAACCAAATTTTAAAGAACAGCTTATCTTATTTGGAGAAGCATCAAAGCTTATAGAAGTTTCAGATTTTCTTCGACAAAATTGGGTGAGGTCAAACGTTCTTATTTTCGATAAAAAAACTATCAACTCTCTAGAATTAGAAAACCTGGAACTGTTAGAAAATCAATCTTCAGTAATTTATATTGAAGAAGAATATAAATCTGATTTTGGGATCAAAGCCGCTTTTTTAGAGAAAATAATAAGTGCAAAAGCTGACGTATTTACTCTTGCGCTTCAGGATTGGAAAAAAAATGATTTCAATTTTAAAGAATTTCAGCTTCAGGATTTATATAAAACGGAACGAATAGCACCGGGTAAATTTCAGCAGAAAAATAAAAAATTACTGATTACCGGCGGTGCAGGATTTATAGGTGCTGCTTTGGTAAAATATTATTCAGATTCCTTTTCAGAAATCATTATTGTAGATCAGGCAGAAACTGCTTTGTTTTATCTAAAAGAAGAACTGGAGGCTTTGTATCCCAATGCAAAAATGCAATGCTTACTTGCCGATGTGACTAACCGGGAAAGGATGACCGCTATTTTTGAGGAATTTAAGCCAGAAATTGTGATTCATGCTGCGGCATATAAGCATGTTGCGTTACTGGAAAATGAGCTTGAGGAAGTGATAAAGAATAATATCGCAGGAACGTATATTATTTTTTATTTAGCGGAAACCTATAAAGTAGAACAGTGTATTTTATTATCTACCGATAAAGCGGTGGAGCCTAAATCGGTGATGGGAAAGAGTAAGCGTTGGGCAGAAAAACTGTGTTTTTGGTTTTCAAATCTTGGCGGCATGACCGATTTTAAAACCATTAGGTTTGGTAATGTTTTAGGAAGTACGGGTTCGGTATTACCAATTTGGAAAAGGCAATTACGATGGAAAAATGCGATTATGATGACTAAGCCCGAAGCTTATCGCTATTTTTTTACACTTCAGGAAGTTTTTGGTCTTACCGATTTTATATTAGCCAATAGAAAATCGGGTAGTGTTTTTACGATATTTAATGAATATCCTGTGGCGTTAAAAACATTGGCGAATTTGTTTTTGTACCATCAATCGGGCAAAATTATGCTCACCGGTTTAAAAGGAGGGGAAAAAGAGTGGGAGCAATTAATTGCTAAAGACGAAACGCCAATCCACCAACAAACATTTTTGATTGTGAATAGCACTAAAATCAAAGATGATTTTCCTGAGCAGTTACATCTATTACTTAGTGATAAAATGCTGATTCAGGATAAACAAAGTATCTTTGATAATTATAAGGTTTAA
- a CDS encoding tyrosine-protein phosphatase, with amino-acid sequence MFSFFSKKYFFVDLLEGFTDFHNHILPGIDDGAPDVETSLQLIQKFGEFGVTNFVHSPHVMNDYYPNTPKTINAALAELQAVQPAHIKNSAAAEYMMDQSLMDKLSEEKLLKISGNFSLVEMSFLQPPINLKEIIFTLQNKGHVLILAHPERYGFFHEPSLRKYTDLKNRGCYFQLNMLSLSEHYGRGIQKMAFKLLENQMIDYISSDTHRLEHLEKLQNIKLKSKEMEMLKPVVEKSKGLFA; translated from the coding sequence ATGTTTTCATTCTTCTCAAAGAAGTATTTTTTTGTAGATCTATTAGAAGGGTTTACTGATTTTCATAATCATATCCTACCCGGTATCGATGATGGGGCACCCGATGTGGAGACCAGTCTTCAGCTTATACAAAAATTTGGAGAGTTTGGCGTAACCAACTTTGTGCATAGCCCTCATGTCATGAACGATTATTATCCCAATACTCCAAAGACAATTAATGCTGCACTTGCAGAGTTACAGGCTGTACAACCAGCCCATATTAAAAATTCGGCCGCGGCAGAATATATGATGGATCAATCCCTAATGGATAAACTCTCTGAAGAAAAATTGCTAAAAATTTCAGGCAATTTTAGTCTGGTAGAAATGTCTTTTTTACAACCGCCAATTAACCTTAAAGAAATTATTTTTACCCTTCAAAATAAAGGTCATGTCTTAATATTGGCGCATCCAGAACGTTACGGATTTTTCCATGAGCCCAGCCTAAGAAAATATACCGATCTAAAAAATCGTGGCTGTTATTTTCAGTTAAACATGCTCTCTCTTAGTGAACACTACGGTAGAGGAATCCAGAAAATGGCTTTTAAATTACTGGAAAATCAAATGATTGATTATATAAGTAGTGATACCCACCGGTTGGAACACCTTGAAAAATTACAGAACATCAAACTGAAATCTAAAGAAATGGAAATGTTAAAGCCCGTTGTAGAAAAAAGTAAAGGGCTTTTTGCTTAA
- a CDS encoding PAS domain S-box protein: MHKSLPVHILLFGFIEESETILRALKQYPNNYISQCSGLNSLKRILFENCDFDILILQLSYLETDITEILNFVVQQQDFAVLIISNSKIREHAYESFALGIEDYIHVSEINPPSLKRSIYFAIKRKEYKQQISKSEDNYKTLFHSSPLPMWVIDRYTLKYLSVNKAAIDHYGYSEQEFLNMKASDLWAREEKEKLKLLIKQFTDDFLHDTACYVKKDGTEIKVNFYSSPINYDQKEARLTIAEDITENIKIRQALKDSEERFKSLVQEGSDLIAILDRDFNYSYISPSVENILKLKPEKLKKRNFFDDIHPEDQQFLKTVVKSIKHGDNSKIGLPFYRVKDGMGYWRYLETKLSNLINYTPIEGIVINSRDVTDLVEQRNRLSESLSRYEIISEATSDIITDFDVLNNSVQISKGFYKVCGYDPRKIEKQDFTKWWYKMVHESDRKFIKNKVEKTLRAKERFFSLEYRFLCADGSYKTFLDRSYVLYDKQDIPQRIIGSKQDITQQKEYIKQIEHRNRKLEEIAWEQSHTVRAPLAKIMGLIDLLKYNENSTPETKDLLENILNSAEDLDAVIRNIAQKTYYK; the protein is encoded by the coding sequence ATGCATAAATCCCTTCCTGTACATATCCTACTTTTTGGTTTTATAGAAGAAAGTGAAACTATTCTACGTGCTTTAAAACAATATCCAAACAATTATATTTCCCAGTGTAGTGGTCTTAACTCCCTTAAGCGAATTCTTTTTGAAAACTGTGATTTTGATATACTAATACTCCAGCTAAGCTATTTAGAAACTGATATTACAGAGATTTTGAATTTTGTTGTGCAACAGCAAGATTTTGCGGTCCTAATTATATCTAACAGCAAAATCAGGGAACATGCTTATGAATCTTTTGCTCTGGGGATCGAGGATTACATTCATGTTTCTGAAATAAACCCTCCATCCTTAAAAAGAAGTATATATTTTGCGATTAAGCGTAAAGAATATAAGCAGCAGATAAGTAAATCTGAAGATAATTATAAAACATTATTTCACTCCTCACCATTACCTATGTGGGTTATTGATCGCTATACTTTAAAATATTTAAGTGTAAATAAGGCGGCAATAGATCATTATGGATATTCTGAACAAGAGTTTCTAAACATGAAAGCCAGTGATTTGTGGGCGCGGGAAGAAAAAGAAAAATTAAAATTATTGATCAAGCAATTTACGGATGATTTTTTGCACGACACGGCCTGTTATGTAAAGAAAGACGGTACTGAAATCAAGGTGAATTTTTATAGTTCACCAATTAACTATGATCAAAAGGAAGCTCGTTTGACCATTGCTGAAGACATTACCGAAAATATTAAAATAAGACAGGCATTAAAAGACAGTGAAGAGCGTTTTAAATCGTTAGTGCAGGAGGGGAGTGATTTGATAGCGATTCTAGATCGTGATTTTAATTATAGTTATATTAGCCCAAGCGTAGAAAATATCTTAAAATTAAAGCCAGAGAAATTAAAAAAACGAAACTTCTTTGATGATATACATCCGGAAGACCAGCAATTTTTAAAGACGGTAGTAAAGTCGATAAAACATGGGGATAATAGCAAAATAGGCCTTCCATTTTACCGGGTGAAAGATGGGATGGGATACTGGCGTTATTTAGAAACAAAGTTATCCAACTTAATAAATTATACGCCCATTGAAGGAATAGTTATCAATAGCCGGGATGTAACAGATTTGGTAGAGCAGAGAAATCGTTTGTCAGAAAGTTTATCCAGGTATGAAATTATTTCTGAAGCGACCAGTGATATTATAACCGATTTTGATGTACTTAATAATTCGGTTCAAATTTCTAAAGGCTTTTATAAAGTTTGTGGTTATGATCCCAGGAAAATAGAAAAACAGGATTTTACAAAATGGTGGTATAAGATGGTTCATGAGAGCGATCGAAAATTTATCAAAAATAAGGTCGAAAAAACCCTGCGCGCAAAGGAAAGATTTTTTAGTTTAGAGTACCGGTTTTTATGTGCTGATGGAAGCTATAAAACTTTTTTAGATCGCAGTTATGTGCTTTATGATAAACAGGATATACCACAAAGAATTATTGGATCTAAACAAGATATTACACAGCAGAAAGAGTATATTAAACAAATCGAACATAGAAACCGCAAGCTAGAGGAAATTGCCTGGGAGCAGTCCCATACGGTTAGAGCGCCTTTGGCAAAAATCATGGGTTTAATTGATTTATTGAAGTATAATGAAAATAGTACTCCAGAAACTAAGGATTTATTAGAAAATATATTAAATTCCGCCGAGGATTTAGATGCTGTGATACGAAACATAGCACAAAAAACATATTATAAATAG
- a CDS encoding response regulator has product MLEVILVDDDDIVLMMQRKMISRCKISSKPIIFKSALETLEYLNKPENLENKEKVYLIFLDINMPLMSGWEFLDKIKKHVLYDQIHVIMVTSSIDQKDRSRAETYQRVIDYIEKPVTVKHCEVVKQLKSINEFF; this is encoded by the coding sequence ATGTTGGAAGTCATATTGGTAGATGATGATGATATTGTTTTAATGATGCAACGAAAAATGATTTCTAGATGCAAAATTTCATCTAAACCAATCATTTTTAAAAGTGCTCTTGAAACTTTAGAATATTTAAATAAGCCAGAAAATCTGGAAAATAAGGAAAAGGTTTATCTTATTTTTCTGGATATTAATATGCCTTTAATGTCGGGGTGGGAATTTTTAGATAAGATTAAAAAACATGTATTGTATGATCAGATTCATGTAATTATGGTCACCTCATCCATAGACCAAAAAGATCGAAGTAGGGCAGAAACCTATCAAAGGGTAATTGATTATATTGAAAAACCCGTAACCGTAAAACATTGTGAAGTTGTAAAACAACTGAAATCTATTAACGAATTTTTTTAG
- a CDS encoding endonuclease/exonuclease/phosphatase family protein: MDTAEIIILFLNFIFLIPTLASITRFDQWWIRGFDFPRIQISVCIIITLILCFIVYDFSKTWHYVGTILLFLSLIYQCVKIFPYTILAKKQVIKYKGKEDNATISILVSNVLTPNKHPEKLVALVKKRQPDILLTLETDKRWENVLEEIEDDYKYTIKVPLDNLYGMHLYSKLELIDADVHYLVQEDIPSIHGYVKLRNGTKLKIHCLHPMPPSPTESYTSTNRDAEILMLGRDLSPEDRKVLVFGDLNDVAWSRTTKLFQQMSGLMDPRIGRGFFNTFHTGYRLFRWPLDHVFHSKDFTLIEIAREKSIGSDHFPMYIKLNYDPRAAAVQEELELEREDELWAHEKIEEAHPLEKSIRIPKKIR; this comes from the coding sequence ATGGACACCGCTGAAATTATCATACTTTTCCTAAATTTTATTTTTTTAATTCCGACTTTAGCCTCTATTACCCGGTTTGATCAATGGTGGATTAGAGGATTTGATTTTCCCAGAATACAAATTTCAGTTTGTATTATAATTACGCTGATCTTGTGCTTTATAGTCTATGATTTTTCCAAAACATGGCATTATGTTGGAACAATTTTACTTTTCTTAAGTTTGATTTATCAGTGCGTCAAAATATTCCCATATACCATACTTGCGAAAAAACAGGTTATTAAATATAAAGGAAAAGAAGATAACGCCACTATTTCTATCCTGGTAAGCAATGTTCTTACCCCTAATAAGCATCCAGAAAAATTAGTTGCACTGGTTAAAAAAAGACAACCGGATATCCTTTTAACTTTAGAAACAGATAAACGCTGGGAAAATGTTTTAGAAGAGATTGAAGATGATTATAAATATACTATAAAAGTTCCGCTGGATAATCTTTATGGAATGCACTTATACTCGAAGCTAGAGTTGATAGATGCAGATGTTCATTATCTTGTACAGGAAGACATTCCATCCATTCATGGCTATGTAAAACTTAGAAATGGTACCAAATTAAAGATCCATTGTTTACATCCTATGCCTCCAAGCCCTACTGAAAGTTATACCTCTACCAACCGAGATGCTGAAATTTTAATGCTGGGAAGAGATCTTTCTCCGGAAGACCGTAAGGTTTTGGTGTTTGGCGACCTTAATGATGTAGCGTGGTCCAGAACTACGAAGCTTTTTCAACAAATGAGCGGATTGATGGATCCACGTATAGGAAGAGGATTTTTTAATACTTTCCATACCGGATATCGTTTGTTTCGTTGGCCGTTAGATCATGTTTTTCATTCTAAAGACTTTACCTTAATAGAGATTGCCAGGGAAAAAAGTATTGGTAGCGACCACTTTCCTATGTATATAAAATTAAATTATGATCCCAGAGCTGCGGCGGTGCAGGAAGAGTTAGAATTGGAACGCGAGGACGAATTATGGGCTCATGAAAAAATTGAAGAGGCGCATCCTCTAGAAAAAAGCATAAGAATCCCTAAAAAAATTCGTTAA